A DNA window from Salvelinus fontinalis isolate EN_2023a chromosome 28, ASM2944872v1, whole genome shotgun sequence contains the following coding sequences:
- the LOC129826184 gene encoding paxillin-like isoform X2 — protein MDDLDALLADLESTTSHISKRPVFLSEETPYSFPTGGNSYQDVSVPPPVPPPPSAEALNGSVIDSLHSSQQSLGSAPKSSWSRDSSSPPLSHNEEDHVYSFPNKQKSADPSAAAMSSALGSNLSELDRLLLELNAVQQNSPSFPTTEETAPPLPSCSITNYVQQNGGPPDIMVSPPIQEKPKQNGTRVVEDGRPTVESLLDELEGSVPNHSPSVLHSELDSPSQQQARISASCATRELDELMASLSDFKMAQGKGGPGGPPTQVNKLDNMLGSLQSDLHKLGVQTVAKGVCGACCKPIVGQVVTAMGRTWHPEHFVCTHCQEEIGSRNFFERDGAPYCEKDYHNLFSPRCHYCNGPILDKVVTALDRTWHPEHFFCAQCGSFFGPEGFHEKDGKAYCRKDYFDMFAPKCGGCARAILENYISALNSLWHPECFVCRECFTPFVNGSFFEHDGQPYCEVHYHERRGSLCSGCQKPITGRCITAMAKKFHPEHFVCAFCLKQLNKGTFKEQNDKPYCQGCFVKLFS, from the exons ACGCTTTGTTGGCGGACCTGGAATCCACGACATCCCACATTTCCAAGCGGCCTGTGTTCCTGTCTGAGGAAACCCCCTACTCTTTCCCCACTGGGGGAAACTCCTACCAGGATGTGTCAGTCCCTCCCCCGGTGCCGCCCCCTCCCTCCGCTGAGGCTCTGAATGGCTCTGTGATTgactccctccactcctcccaacAG TCCTTGGGTTCAGCTCCGAAGAGTTCATGGTCCAGGGACAGTAGCAGCCCACCCCTGTCCCACAATGAAGAGGACCACGTCTACAG tTTCCCCAACAAACAGAAGTCTGCTGACCCATCTGCGGCTGCCATGAGCTCCGCGCTAGGCAGTAACCTGTCAGAGCTAGACCGGCTGCTCCTGGAGCTCAATGCTGTCCAGCAgaactctccctctttccccaccacag AGGAAACCGCCCCACCCCTGCCATCCTGCAGCATTACCAACTATGTGCAGCAAAATGGGGGCCCCCCTGACATCATGGTGAGCCCTCCCATTCAGGAGAAGCCCAAACAGAATGGGACCAGGGTGGTGGAGGATGGCCGGCCCACAGTGGAGAGTCTGCTGGATGAGCTGGAGGGTTCTGTACCCAATCACAG CCCCTCTGTTCTTCACAGTGAGTTGGACTCTCCCTCTCAGCAGCAGGCCAGAATCTCAGCATCCTGTGCTACACGCGAGCTAGACGAGCTCATGGCCTCCCTGTCCGACTTCAAG ATGGCCCAGGGGAAAGGTGGCCCTGGAGGCCCCCCAACGCAGGTCAACAAGCTGGACAACATGCTCGGCAGCCTGCAGTCTGACCTCCATAAACTGGGTGTGCAGACCGTGGCCAAGGGAGTGTGTGGGGCCTGCTGTAAACCAATCGTGGGACAG GTGGTGACTGCCATGGGGCGCACGTGGCACCCGGAGCACTTTGTGTGTACCCACTGTCAGGAGGAGATAGGTTCCAGAAACTTCTTTGAGCGTGACGGGGCGCCCTACTGCGAGAAGGACTACCACAACCTGTTTTCCCCACGCTGCCACTACTGCAACGGACCTATTCTGGAT AAAGTTGTGACTGCGTTGGACAGGACATGGCATCCTGAGCACTTCTTCTGTGCTCAGTGTGGATCATTCTTTGGCCCAGAGG GCTTCCATGAGAAGGATGGGAAGGCGTACTGTAGGAAGGACTACTTTGACATGTTTGCGCCTAAATGTGGCGGCTGTGCCCGAGCCATCCTGGAGAACTACATCTCTGCACTGAACTCCCTTTGGCATCCAGAGTGCTTTGTCTGCAGG GAGTGCTTCACCCCATTTGTGAACGGGAGTTTCTTTGAGCATGATGGGCAGCCCTACTGTGAGGTTCACTACCACGAGCGCCGCGGGTCCCTCTGCTCTGGCTGCCAGAAGCCCATTACGGGCCGCTGCATCACAGCCATGGCCAAGAAGTTCCACCCTGAGCACTTTGTTTGTGCCTTCTGCCTCAAGCAGCTCAACAAGGGCACATTCAAGGAGCAGAATGACAAGCCCTACTGCCAGGGCTGCTTTGTGAAACTCTTCAGTTAA
- the LOC129826184 gene encoding uncharacterized protein LOC129826184 isoform X1 encodes MDDLDALLADLESTTSHISKRPVFLSEETPYSFPTGGNSYQDVSVPPPVPPPPSAEALNGSVIDSLHSSQQSLGSAPKSSWSRDSSSPPLSHNEEDHVYSFPNKQKSADPSAAAMSSALGSNLSELDRLLLELNAVQQNSPSFPTTEETAPPLPSCSITNYVQQNGGPPDIMVSPPIQEKPKQNGTRVVEDGRPTVESLLDELEGSVPNHSPSVLHSELDSPSQQQARISASCATRELDELMASLSDFKLDQAEISPSSTLEVHPHPRTPSSPVAAAPSPLLPSQPACDSPLFSLPDWELHIEEEGGGGVSSPHPSLSSPPPATVTFQSPLFFEESEPEAFIDVSATMLSSHQKSLVFLNHSKPSPSTDTSPLNAAKPSLTSASTTLDQNPLKSPSPSLERSITPSSVTKSPSPLTDMDLSLSTPTTTKSLSPVPFSYSKSPTPLTASKAPSPSLVTYPKAPPPPALTSPMISRRVLEPVPAAEPSLDEALDKLQPDTTGSTRDGARTGDEASTHEGTFTRDGSVISGHVDGYRELMDWADVELNMCLQDGLDGGMTPNTERPYTDGSMTPTTEASWMDESLDGSSCPGTPDASLDLPLLQHATVDRVSASGHVWDCPRRHTVLDLHKHIQKQQSGLGRLLSKCNLLVTTYLSKIVISNVI; translated from the exons ACGCTTTGTTGGCGGACCTGGAATCCACGACATCCCACATTTCCAAGCGGCCTGTGTTCCTGTCTGAGGAAACCCCCTACTCTTTCCCCACTGGGGGAAACTCCTACCAGGATGTGTCAGTCCCTCCCCCGGTGCCGCCCCCTCCCTCCGCTGAGGCTCTGAATGGCTCTGTGATTgactccctccactcctcccaacAG TCCTTGGGTTCAGCTCCGAAGAGTTCATGGTCCAGGGACAGTAGCAGCCCACCCCTGTCCCACAATGAAGAGGACCACGTCTACAG tTTCCCCAACAAACAGAAGTCTGCTGACCCATCTGCGGCTGCCATGAGCTCCGCGCTAGGCAGTAACCTGTCAGAGCTAGACCGGCTGCTCCTGGAGCTCAATGCTGTCCAGCAgaactctccctctttccccaccacag AGGAAACCGCCCCACCCCTGCCATCCTGCAGCATTACCAACTATGTGCAGCAAAATGGGGGCCCCCCTGACATCATGGTGAGCCCTCCCATTCAGGAGAAGCCCAAACAGAATGGGACCAGGGTGGTGGAGGATGGCCGGCCCACAGTGGAGAGTCTGCTGGATGAGCTGGAGGGTTCTGTACCCAATCACAG CCCCTCTGTTCTTCACAGTGAGTTGGACTCTCCCTCTCAGCAGCAGGCCAGAATCTCAGCATCCTGTGCTACACGCGAGCTAGACGAGCTCATGGCCTCCCTGTCCGACTTCAAG TTGGATCAAGCAGAAATCTCCCCCAGCAGCACTCTGGAGGTCCATCCTCATCCACGTACCCCCTCCTCCCCTGTTGCAGctgccccctcccccctccttccctctcaacCTGCCTGTGactcccctctcttctcactgCCTGACTGGGAGCTGCACATAGAGGAGGAAGGTGGGGGGGGAGTGTCCTCTCCACATCCCTCATTATCAAGCCCTCCCCCAGCAACTGTAACCTTCCAGAGCCCTCTGTTCTTTGAAGAGAGTGAACCAGAAGCCTTCATCGACGTCTCTGCCACCATGCTGTCCTCTCATCAGAAGTCCTTGGTATTCCTCAACCACTCCAAACCTTCACCTAGCACAGACACCAGTCCTCTCAATGCTGCTAAACCATCACTCACCTCAGCCAGCACCACGCTGGACCAGAACCCCTTAAAATCCCCTAGTCCCTCTCTAGAACGTAGCATAACTCCTTCCTCTGTTACCAAAAGCCCCAGTCCCCTAACTGACATGGATCTAAGTTTATCTACTCCAACTACTACTAAGAGCCTTAGTCCTGTTCCTTTCTCTTACTCCAAGTCCCCTACTCCTCTCACTGCTTCGAAAGCCCCCTCGCCATCTCTGGTCACATATCCCAAGGCCCCCCCTCCCCCAGCTCTCACTAGCCCCATGATCTCAAGGAGAGTGCTGGagccagtccctgcagctgagcCCTCTCTGGATGAAGCCCTGGATAAGCTGCAGCCGGACACCACCGGAAGTACCCGGGACGGGGCAAGAACCGGGGACGAGGCAAGTACCCATGAAGGGACATTTACCCGGGATGGGTCAGTAATAAGTGGACATGTTGATGGGTATAGGGAGCTCATGGACTGGGCCGATGTGGAGCTGAACATGTGTCTCCAAGATGGACTGGATGGTGGTATGACTCCTAATACAGAGAGACCTTATACAGATGGGAGCATGACCCCGACGACTGAGGCCAGCTGGATGGATGAGTCCCTGGATGGCTCCTCCTGCCCTGGGACTCCTGATGCTTCCCTGGACCTGCCTCTGCTGCAGCATGCCACTGTGGACAGGGTCTCAGCATCTGGACATGTATGGGACTGCCCTCGCCGCCACACTGTTTTGGATCTGCACAAACACATACAGAAAcaacagtcagggttgggtaggttactttctaaatgtaatctattAGTTACTACTTACctatccaaaattgtaatcagtaacgtaatctga